In a genomic window of Sarcophilus harrisii chromosome 4, mSarHar1.11, whole genome shotgun sequence:
- the IGSF8 gene encoding immunoglobulin superfamily member 8 isoform X2, producing the protein MPKGPLYRVAGTAISISCNVSNYEGPSQQDFEWFLYRPEAPESALGIISTRDNRFPYAVFGPRVASGDIQVQRLQGDAVVLRISRLQTQDAGVYECYTPSTDARYLGSYSGKVELRVLPDVLQVSAAPPGPRGRQGSASPPRLVVPEGQELALGCVARTSTQEHTHLAVSFGRAVPEAPVGRATLQEVAGLRPDLAVEAGAPYAERLTAGELRLSKEGAERYRLVLGGAQPEDAGTYHCTAAEWIQDPDGSWAQIGEKRAVLAHVDVQTLASQLAVVVGPGERRVGPGEPLELLCNVSGALPPPGPHAAYSVGWEMAPAGAPGPERLVAQLDTEGIGSLGPGYEDRHISMEKVAPITYRLRLEAARPGDAGTYRCLARAYVRGPGARLREAARVRSRPLPVHVREEGVMLEAVAWLAGGTVYRGETASLFCNISVTGGPPGLRLANSWWVERLGEPGLVPPPPQLVGGMGRDGVAELGIRPGGGAVSVEQVGPRSHRLRLHELGPQDEGVYHCAPSAWIQHADYSWYQAGSARSEPITVYPYTLPLDTLFVPLLVGAGAALVTGITILSTVTCCFMKRLRKR; encoded by the exons ATGCCTAAGGGACCCCTGTACCGTGTGGCTGGCACTGCTATCTCCATCTCCTGCAACGTCAGCAACTATGAAGGTCCCTCACAGCAGGACTTTGAGTGGTTTCTCTACCGACCGGAGGCACCCGAGTCAGCCCTGGGCATCATCAGCACCCGGGACAACCGCTTCCCCTACGCCGTCTTTGGGCCCCGTGTGGCATCCGGAGACATTCAGGTGCAGCGGCTCCAAGGCGATGCTGTGGTACTTCGCATCTCACGCCTGCAGACCCAGGATGCTGGGGTCTATGAGTGCTACACCCCCTCCACTGATGCTCGATACCTGGGCAGCTACAGTGGCAAGGTGGAACTGAGAG TCCTTCCAGATGTACTGCAGGTGTCTGCTGCTCCTCCAGGGCCCCGAGGCCGCCAGGGCTCAGCTTCGCCTCCACGCCTGGTAGTGCCTGAGGGGCAAGAACTGGCCCTTGGCTGTGTGGCGCGGACGAGCACACAGGAACACACACACCTAGCAGTGTCCTTTGGGCGGGCAGTGCCTGAGGCCCCTGTGGGGAGGGCAACGCTACAAGAGGTGGCCGGGCTGCGGCCTGATTTGGCCGTGGAGGCTGGGGCACCCTATGCGGAGCGACTGACCGCAGGCGAGTTGCGGCTGAGCAAAGAGGGGGCTGAGCGGTACCGGCTAGTGCTGGGGGGTGCCCAGCCAGAGGATGCTGGCACTTATCACTGTACTGCTGCTGAATGGATCCAAGACCCCGATGGCAGCTGGGCCCAGATTGGAGAGAAGCGGGCAGTGCTGGCCCATGTGGATGTGCAGACCCTGG CCAGCCAGTTGGCCGTAGTTGTGGGCCCTGGGGAGCGGCGGGTAGGCCCGGGAGAGCCCCTAGAGCTGCTGTGTAATGTATCAGGGGCACTGCCCCCACCAGGACCCCATGCTGCCTACTCTGTGGGCTGGGAGATGGCACCTGCAGGGGCCCCTGGGCCTGAGCGCCTGGTAGCCCAGCTGGACACAGAGGGCATAGGCAGCCTGGGCCCAGGCTATGAGGACCGACACATCTCCATGGAAAAAGTAGCCCCTATTACCTACCGTCTGCGGCTGGAGGCAGCAAGGCCTGGAGATGCGGGCACATACCGCTGCCTGGCACGAGCCTACGTTCGGGGACCTGGGGCCCGGCTTCGGGAGGCTGCCCGTGTTCGTTCTCGGCCCCTCCCTGTGCATGTGAGGGAAGAAG GTGTGATGCTGGAAGCTGTGGCGTGGCTGGCAGGGGGCACAGTGTACCGGGGAGAGACGGCGTCCCTGTTTTGCAACATCTCTGTGACAGGGGGCCCTCCCGGACTACGACTGGCCAACAGCTGGTGGGTGGAGCGGCTAGGGGAGCCAGGTCTagttccaccccctccccagctgGTTGGCGGCATGGGCCGGGATGGCGTGGCAGAGCTAGGGATCCGGCCAGGTGGAGGTGCTGTCAGCGTGGAGCAGGTGGGGCCCCGAAGCCACCGACTGAGGCTCCATGAGCTGGGGCCGCAGGATGAGGGGGTATACCACTGTGCTCCCAGTGCCTGGATACAGCATGCCGACTACAGTTGGTACCAAGCAGGCAGCGCTCGCTCCGAGCCCATCACCGTCTACCCCTACACTCTTC ccCTGGACACCCTGTTTGTGCCCCTATTGGTGGGTGCAGGGGCTGCCCTGGTCACAGGTATCACCATCCTTAGCACCGTCACTTGTTGCTTCATGAAAAGACTGAGAAAGCGGTGA
- the IGSF8 gene encoding immunoglobulin superfamily member 8 isoform X1 — translation MGAFGRTPWRLLLPLMLGVCGAREVVMPKGPLYRVAGTAISISCNVSNYEGPSQQDFEWFLYRPEAPESALGIISTRDNRFPYAVFGPRVASGDIQVQRLQGDAVVLRISRLQTQDAGVYECYTPSTDARYLGSYSGKVELRVLPDVLQVSAAPPGPRGRQGSASPPRLVVPEGQELALGCVARTSTQEHTHLAVSFGRAVPEAPVGRATLQEVAGLRPDLAVEAGAPYAERLTAGELRLSKEGAERYRLVLGGAQPEDAGTYHCTAAEWIQDPDGSWAQIGEKRAVLAHVDVQTLASQLAVVVGPGERRVGPGEPLELLCNVSGALPPPGPHAAYSVGWEMAPAGAPGPERLVAQLDTEGIGSLGPGYEDRHISMEKVAPITYRLRLEAARPGDAGTYRCLARAYVRGPGARLREAARVRSRPLPVHVREEGVMLEAVAWLAGGTVYRGETASLFCNISVTGGPPGLRLANSWWVERLGEPGLVPPPPQLVGGMGRDGVAELGIRPGGGAVSVEQVGPRSHRLRLHELGPQDEGVYHCAPSAWIQHADYSWYQAGSARSEPITVYPYTLPLDTLFVPLLVGAGAALVTGITILSTVTCCFMKRLRKR, via the exons ATGGGAGCCTTCGGGCGCACGCCGTGGCGACTGCTGCTGCCGCTAATGCTGG GTGTGTGTGGTGCCCGGGAGGTGGTGATGCCTAAGGGACCCCTGTACCGTGTGGCTGGCACTGCTATCTCCATCTCCTGCAACGTCAGCAACTATGAAGGTCCCTCACAGCAGGACTTTGAGTGGTTTCTCTACCGACCGGAGGCACCCGAGTCAGCCCTGGGCATCATCAGCACCCGGGACAACCGCTTCCCCTACGCCGTCTTTGGGCCCCGTGTGGCATCCGGAGACATTCAGGTGCAGCGGCTCCAAGGCGATGCTGTGGTACTTCGCATCTCACGCCTGCAGACCCAGGATGCTGGGGTCTATGAGTGCTACACCCCCTCCACTGATGCTCGATACCTGGGCAGCTACAGTGGCAAGGTGGAACTGAGAG TCCTTCCAGATGTACTGCAGGTGTCTGCTGCTCCTCCAGGGCCCCGAGGCCGCCAGGGCTCAGCTTCGCCTCCACGCCTGGTAGTGCCTGAGGGGCAAGAACTGGCCCTTGGCTGTGTGGCGCGGACGAGCACACAGGAACACACACACCTAGCAGTGTCCTTTGGGCGGGCAGTGCCTGAGGCCCCTGTGGGGAGGGCAACGCTACAAGAGGTGGCCGGGCTGCGGCCTGATTTGGCCGTGGAGGCTGGGGCACCCTATGCGGAGCGACTGACCGCAGGCGAGTTGCGGCTGAGCAAAGAGGGGGCTGAGCGGTACCGGCTAGTGCTGGGGGGTGCCCAGCCAGAGGATGCTGGCACTTATCACTGTACTGCTGCTGAATGGATCCAAGACCCCGATGGCAGCTGGGCCCAGATTGGAGAGAAGCGGGCAGTGCTGGCCCATGTGGATGTGCAGACCCTGG CCAGCCAGTTGGCCGTAGTTGTGGGCCCTGGGGAGCGGCGGGTAGGCCCGGGAGAGCCCCTAGAGCTGCTGTGTAATGTATCAGGGGCACTGCCCCCACCAGGACCCCATGCTGCCTACTCTGTGGGCTGGGAGATGGCACCTGCAGGGGCCCCTGGGCCTGAGCGCCTGGTAGCCCAGCTGGACACAGAGGGCATAGGCAGCCTGGGCCCAGGCTATGAGGACCGACACATCTCCATGGAAAAAGTAGCCCCTATTACCTACCGTCTGCGGCTGGAGGCAGCAAGGCCTGGAGATGCGGGCACATACCGCTGCCTGGCACGAGCCTACGTTCGGGGACCTGGGGCCCGGCTTCGGGAGGCTGCCCGTGTTCGTTCTCGGCCCCTCCCTGTGCATGTGAGGGAAGAAG GTGTGATGCTGGAAGCTGTGGCGTGGCTGGCAGGGGGCACAGTGTACCGGGGAGAGACGGCGTCCCTGTTTTGCAACATCTCTGTGACAGGGGGCCCTCCCGGACTACGACTGGCCAACAGCTGGTGGGTGGAGCGGCTAGGGGAGCCAGGTCTagttccaccccctccccagctgGTTGGCGGCATGGGCCGGGATGGCGTGGCAGAGCTAGGGATCCGGCCAGGTGGAGGTGCTGTCAGCGTGGAGCAGGTGGGGCCCCGAAGCCACCGACTGAGGCTCCATGAGCTGGGGCCGCAGGATGAGGGGGTATACCACTGTGCTCCCAGTGCCTGGATACAGCATGCCGACTACAGTTGGTACCAAGCAGGCAGCGCTCGCTCCGAGCCCATCACCGTCTACCCCTACACTCTTC ccCTGGACACCCTGTTTGTGCCCCTATTGGTGGGTGCAGGGGCTGCCCTGGTCACAGGTATCACCATCCTTAGCACCGTCACTTGTTGCTTCATGAAAAGACTGAGAAAGCGGTGA